In one Agrobacterium tumefaciens genomic region, the following are encoded:
- a CDS encoding LysE family translocator: MPLENWLAFVAASAIMLAIPGPTILLVISYALGHGRKASTATVTGVALGDFTAMTASMLGLGALLATSAALFTGLKWIGAAYLIYLGIKLWRSPVSGEGAEGTGVTGRERPLKIFLHAYIVTALNPKSIVFFVAFLPQFLVPTLPFWPQVLIFEVTFLVLATVNAALYGLLASAARNTIRKPKVQRIVNRTGGGLLIGAGLIAFGWKRAVSA, translated from the coding sequence ATGCCATTGGAAAACTGGCTGGCCTTCGTGGCCGCATCCGCCATCATGCTTGCCATTCCGGGACCGACGATCCTGCTGGTGATTTCCTACGCGCTCGGCCATGGCCGCAAGGCGAGCACGGCGACGGTGACGGGCGTGGCGCTTGGTGATTTTACCGCCATGACGGCCTCGATGCTGGGGTTAGGCGCGCTGCTTGCCACATCGGCGGCGCTTTTCACCGGGCTGAAATGGATCGGTGCGGCTTACCTCATCTATCTCGGCATCAAGCTGTGGCGTTCACCGGTCAGCGGCGAGGGCGCGGAAGGGACGGGCGTGACCGGTCGCGAAAGGCCGCTCAAGATTTTCCTGCATGCCTATATCGTCACCGCGCTGAACCCGAAGAGCATCGTGTTCTTTGTGGCCTTCCTGCCGCAGTTTCTGGTGCCGACATTGCCCTTCTGGCCGCAGGTGCTGATTTTCGAGGTGACGTTCCTGGTGCTTGCCACTGTCAATGCGGCGCTTTATGGACTTCTGGCAAGTGCTGCCCGCAATACGATCCGCAAGCCGAAGGTTCAGCGCATCGTCAACCGCACGGGCGGCGGTCTCCTGATCGGCGCCGGTCTCATAGCCTTTGGCTGGAAGAGGGCGGTTTCGGCGTAA
- a CDS encoding TerC family protein — MEFLLNDFLGTPTWMWAVFISLVLGLLALDLGVLHKNSKEIGIRESLLMSGFYIAIGLAFGGWIWYQSGQQSAMEYVTGFVVEKSLAMDNIFIIAMIFSYFAIPRQYQHRVLLWGILGVIILRGIMIAGGAAIVENFHWVLYLFAAFLVFTGLKMLFSSDHDESDIGNNRILKFLRSRLPVTEKLHGEKFFVKETDAATGKLKTFVTPLFLALIMVEIADLIFAVDSIPAIFAITTDPFIVYTSNIFAILGLRALYFALAALIHRFAYLKYALAAVLVFVGSKIFVADMLGIAKIPPAVSLGVTVAILATGIIGSLIATRKEAKAIE; from the coding sequence ATGGAGTTCCTCCTCAACGATTTTCTCGGTACCCCCACATGGATGTGGGCGGTCTTCATTTCTCTCGTCCTTGGCCTGCTCGCGCTCGATCTCGGCGTGCTGCACAAGAATTCCAAGGAAATCGGCATTCGTGAAAGCCTGCTGATGTCGGGCTTTTATATCGCCATCGGCTTGGCCTTTGGCGGCTGGATCTGGTACCAGTCCGGCCAGCAGTCGGCGATGGAATATGTCACCGGCTTCGTGGTCGAAAAAAGCCTGGCGATGGACAATATCTTCATCATCGCCATGATCTTCTCTTATTTCGCCATTCCCCGTCAGTACCAGCATCGTGTGCTGCTCTGGGGTATCCTCGGCGTCATCATCCTGCGCGGCATCATGATCGCCGGCGGCGCGGCCATCGTCGAAAACTTCCACTGGGTGCTTTATCTCTTCGCGGCCTTCCTCGTCTTCACGGGCCTCAAGATGCTGTTCTCGTCCGACCATGACGAATCGGACATCGGCAACAACCGCATCCTGAAATTCCTGCGCAGCCGCCTGCCGGTGACGGAGAAGCTGCATGGCGAAAAATTCTTCGTCAAGGAAACGGATGCAGCCACCGGCAAGCTGAAGACCTTCGTGACGCCGCTCTTCCTGGCGCTCATCATGGTTGAAATCGCCGACCTGATCTTCGCAGTCGATTCGATCCCGGCGATCTTCGCGATCACCACCGATCCGTTTATCGTCTACACGTCAAACATCTTCGCGATCCTCGGCCTGCGCGCCCTCTATTTTGCGCTCGCCGCCCTCATCCACCGCTTCGCCTACCTGAAATACGCGCTGGCTGCGGTTCTGGTCTTCGTCGGTTCGAAGATTTTCGTCGCCGATATGCTGGGCATCGCCAAGATCCCGCCCGCCGTCTCGCTCGGCGTCACCGTCGCCATCCTCGCAACCGGCATCATCGGTTCGCTGATCGCGACGCGCAAGGAAGCAAAGGCCATCGAGTAA
- a CDS encoding inositol monophosphatase: MAIELDIASLANALQEAAAVEILPRFRNLGEGDVRIKSEAIDLVTEADEAAERLIRARVQEIMPDALFIGEEAVAADASLLGKLADADLAVVVDPIDGTYNFASGLPLFGVMMSVISKGETVAGLIFDPMGNDWAIAEKGSGAWLCSADGAQTQMSVVPAPELSQMVGIANTGYFDVETRRKILTNLADVRLFTSYRCAAHEYRLFCGGHMHFLMYNKLMPWDHLAGTLLSQEAGAYAARLDGSPYLPRHVDGGLLLAPDQETWELLREKIFTV; this comes from the coding sequence ATGGCTATCGAACTCGACATCGCCTCTCTTGCCAATGCGCTTCAGGAGGCGGCGGCAGTGGAAATCCTGCCGCGGTTCCGCAATTTGGGCGAAGGCGATGTGCGGATCAAGAGCGAGGCGATCGATCTCGTCACCGAGGCTGACGAGGCCGCCGAGCGGCTGATCCGCGCCCGCGTGCAGGAAATCATGCCGGATGCACTGTTCATCGGCGAAGAGGCGGTGGCGGCGGATGCCTCGCTGCTTGGCAAGCTTGCCGACGCCGATCTTGCCGTGGTGGTCGATCCGATTGACGGCACCTATAATTTCGCTTCCGGCCTGCCGCTCTTCGGTGTGATGATGAGTGTCATCTCCAAGGGTGAGACCGTCGCCGGCCTCATCTTCGACCCGATGGGCAATGATTGGGCGATTGCCGAAAAGGGCTCCGGTGCGTGGCTTTGCAGCGCCGATGGCGCGCAGACGCAGATGTCCGTGGTGCCGGCGCCTGAATTGTCGCAGATGGTTGGCATCGCCAATACCGGCTATTTCGATGTGGAGACCCGCCGCAAGATTCTGACGAACCTCGCCGATGTGCGGCTCTTCACCAGCTATCGCTGCGCGGCGCATGAATACCGCCTGTTCTGCGGCGGCCACATGCATTTCCTAATGTATAACAAGCTGATGCCCTGGGACCATCTGGCCGGCACGCTGCTTTCGCAGGAAGCGGGCGCTTATGCAGCCCGTCTCGACGGCTCACCCTATCTGCCGCGCCATGTGGATGGCGGACTGCTGCTTGCGCCGGACCAGGAGACCTGGGAATTGCTGCGCGAGAAGATTTTCACGGTTTGA
- the rpsD gene encoding 30S ribosomal protein S4, producing MSKRESAKYKIDRRMGENIWGRPKSPVNRREYGPGQHGQRRKGKMSDFGTQLRAKQKLKGYYGELREKQFRATFDEANRRKGDTSENLIGLLESRLDAIVYRAKFVPTVFASRQFINHGHVTVNGVRVNIGSYRCKPGDVIEVRQKSKQLVTVLEAVQLAERDVPDYIEVDHNKMVATYARVPALSDVPYPVVMEPHLVVEFYSR from the coding sequence ATGAGCAAGCGCGAATCGGCTAAGTATAAAATTGACCGCCGCATGGGCGAAAATATCTGGGGTCGTCCGAAGTCCCCGGTTAACCGTCGCGAATACGGCCCGGGCCAGCACGGCCAGCGCCGCAAGGGCAAGATGAGCGACTTCGGCACGCAGCTGCGCGCCAAGCAGAAGCTCAAGGGCTACTACGGCGAACTGCGCGAAAAGCAGTTCCGCGCCACTTTCGACGAAGCAAACCGTCGCAAGGGTGATACTTCCGAAAACCTGATCGGCCTGCTCGAGTCGCGTCTGGACGCCATCGTCTACCGCGCCAAGTTCGTTCCGACCGTTTTCGCTTCGCGCCAGTTCATCAACCATGGCCACGTCACGGTTAACGGCGTTCGCGTCAACATCGGTTCTTACCGCTGCAAGCCGGGCGACGTTATCGAAGTTCGCCAGAAGTCCAAGCAGCTCGTAACCGTTCTGGAAGCCGTTCAGCTCGCTGAGCGTGACGTTCCGGACTACATCGAAGTTGACCACAACAAGATGGTTGCGACCTACGCCCGCGTTCCGGCTCTCTCCGACGTTCCGTACCCGGTCGTCATGGAACCGCATCTGGTCGTCGAATTCTACTCGCGTTAA
- a CDS encoding multidrug effflux MFS transporter: MGRTEFIALAAMLMALNALAIDIMLPGLQEIGASLGVVNENHRQYVISTYLLGFGVAQLLYGPISDRFGRRKPMLVGLAIYIVSALAVVFVPSFSGLLLLRFIQGIGSAATRVITISIVRDIYGGRQMAEVMSLIMMVFMVVPVIAPGTGQIVLFFGNWHLIFAFMAAIAAVVTAWMYFRLPETLHPDDVRPFTARSVLGGFKIVLTNRIALCYTLSSTFIFGALFGFINSAEQVYKGIYGLGAWFAAAFAGVALFMAFSSFINARLVGRFGMRKLSHGSLLGFIAITFVWLVVQVLGPEPMPFAIFIVFFALAMFQFGWIGSNFNSLAMEPLGHVAGTASSVIGFMGTVGGSLIGAAIGQAFDGTALPMVAGFFVVSIIGLIFVLIGEKGMLFQAHNKPTR; the protein is encoded by the coding sequence ATGGGGCGCACGGAATTCATTGCGCTGGCCGCTATGCTAATGGCGCTGAACGCGCTCGCCATCGACATCATGCTGCCCGGCCTTCAGGAAATCGGTGCATCGCTGGGCGTGGTCAATGAGAACCACCGCCAATATGTGATCTCCACCTATCTCCTGGGCTTTGGCGTCGCCCAGCTTCTATACGGGCCGATCTCGGACCGTTTCGGACGCCGCAAGCCGATGCTTGTCGGGCTTGCGATCTACATCGTTTCAGCCCTCGCCGTGGTCTTTGTACCGTCCTTCTCCGGCCTGCTGCTGCTGCGTTTCATTCAGGGCATCGGTTCGGCGGCAACACGCGTCATCACCATCTCGATCGTGCGCGACATCTATGGCGGCCGCCAGATGGCGGAAGTCATGTCGCTGATCATGATGGTCTTCATGGTCGTTCCGGTCATCGCGCCCGGCACCGGCCAGATCGTGCTGTTTTTCGGCAACTGGCACCTGATCTTCGCCTTCATGGCGGCAATTGCCGCCGTGGTGACGGCCTGGATGTATTTCCGCCTGCCGGAAACGCTGCATCCGGACGATGTCCGCCCTTTCACCGCCCGTTCGGTGCTTGGCGGCTTCAAGATCGTGCTCACCAACCGTATCGCACTCTGCTACACGCTCTCCAGCACCTTCATCTTCGGGGCGCTGTTCGGCTTCATCAACTCGGCTGAACAGGTCTACAAGGGCATCTATGGCCTCGGCGCATGGTTTGCCGCGGCCTTCGCCGGCGTCGCCCTGTTCATGGCCTTCTCGTCCTTCATCAATGCAAGGCTGGTCGGCAGGTTCGGCATGCGCAAGCTGTCGCACGGATCGCTGCTCGGTTTCATCGCCATCACCTTCGTCTGGCTGGTGGTGCAGGTGCTGGGACCGGAACCGATGCCTTTCGCGATCTTCATCGTGTTCTTCGCGCTCGCCATGTTCCAGTTCGGCTGGATCGGGTCGAACTTCAACTCGCTCGCCATGGAGCCGCTCGGCCATGTCGCCGGCACCGCCTCCTCCGTCATCGGCTTCATGGGTACGGTCGGCGGCTCGCTGATCGGCGCCGCCATCGGCCAGGCCTTCGATGGCACGGCGCTGCCAATGGTGGCAGGCTTTTTCGTCGTCTCCATCATCGGCCTGATCTTCGTGCTGATCGGCGAAAAGGGCATGCTGTTCCAGGCGCACAACAAACCGACACGGTAA
- a CDS encoding inositol monophosphatase, with protein sequence MTLSDKDIDFLVSTVAAAGVDEILPRFRNLSAGAISEKTSAVDLVTEADVLAEKAITAALLQRFPKAHIVGEEAYDADQSVIPALADAPLAFVIDPIDGTFNYAAGFPAFGTLLAVTVNGETVAGIIHDPVMGDTIVALKGEGAYLNRKNGSQAKLKVADPAPLSEMVGIFSWGHSHEDRRPVIAANMAKIKMALSLNCSAHEYWLASAGKLHFIGHEKLMPWDHLAGVLIHQEAGGYTARFDNTPYRPGQTTGGILSAPDKESWKMLRREIVAL encoded by the coding sequence ATGACCCTTTCCGACAAAGATATCGACTTCCTCGTTTCCACCGTTGCTGCTGCTGGTGTGGATGAAATTTTGCCCCGCTTCCGAAACCTGAGCGCCGGTGCAATCTCCGAAAAGACCTCTGCCGTCGATCTCGTTACCGAGGCCGATGTTCTGGCGGAAAAGGCGATCACCGCCGCGCTGCTTCAGCGATTTCCAAAGGCCCATATCGTCGGCGAAGAGGCCTATGACGCGGATCAGTCCGTCATTCCCGCACTTGCCGATGCGCCGCTTGCCTTCGTGATCGATCCCATTGACGGCACCTTCAATTATGCTGCCGGCTTTCCCGCTTTCGGCACGCTGCTCGCGGTCACCGTCAACGGTGAGACGGTGGCGGGCATTATCCACGATCCTGTCATGGGCGATACCATCGTCGCTCTCAAGGGCGAGGGGGCCTATCTCAACCGCAAGAACGGTTCGCAGGCGAAGCTCAAGGTCGCGGATCCCGCGCCACTATCCGAAATGGTCGGCATCTTTTCCTGGGGCCATAGCCACGAGGATCGCCGTCCGGTGATTGCCGCCAATATGGCGAAGATCAAGATGGCGCTCTCGCTGAATTGTTCGGCACATGAATATTGGCTTGCTTCGGCTGGCAAGCTGCATTTCATCGGTCATGAAAAGCTGATGCCGTGGGATCACCTCGCCGGTGTTCTCATCCATCAGGAAGCGGGCGGCTATACGGCCCGTTTCGACAATACGCCCTACCGACCGGGACAGACGACGGGCGGCATCCTGTCGGCCCCCGACAAGGAGAGCTGGAAGATGCTGCGCCGGGAAATCGTGGCTTTATAA
- a CDS encoding BolA family transcriptional regulator translates to MPMKPGDIEDMIKAGIPGAKVTIRDLAGDGDHYAAEVVAEAFKGKTRVQQHQMVYDALKGNMGGVLHALALQTSAPE, encoded by the coding sequence ATGCCCATGAAACCCGGCGACATTGAAGACATGATTAAGGCGGGAATTCCCGGGGCAAAGGTCACGATCCGCGATCTGGCCGGTGATGGCGATCATTACGCGGCGGAAGTCGTTGCGGAAGCGTTCAAGGGCAAGACCCGCGTGCAGCAGCACCAGATGGTCTATGACGCGCTGAAGGGCAATATGGGCGGCGTTCTGCACGCCCTTGCCCTGCAGACCTCGGCTCCCGAATGA
- the ttcA gene encoding tRNA 2-thiocytidine(32) synthetase TtcA: MMNILTKIDDFVDQAGADQIGADQDASEENGSSHPLFDNAPRSVSFNKLRKRLLRNVRQAFTDFGMLNGQKRWLVGLSGGKDSYGLLALLLDLKWRGLLPVELVACNLDQGQPNFPKHVLPEYLAKIGVPHRIEYRDTYSVVKEKVPSGGTYCSLCSRLRRGNLYRIAREEGCDALLLGHHREDILETFFMNFFHGGRLAGMPAKLLNDEGDLMVMRPLAYCAEEDMAKFAAAMEFPIIPCDLCGSQDGLQRNAMKEMLADIERRMPGRKDVMLRALAHVNPSHLLDPKLFDFSALAVTGASPEERTEARPPL, from the coding sequence ATGATGAATATTCTCACCAAGATCGATGATTTTGTAGATCAGGCCGGGGCCGACCAGATTGGGGCGGATCAGGACGCATCCGAAGAAAACGGCAGCTCGCACCCCCTGTTCGACAATGCACCGCGTTCGGTGTCGTTCAACAAGCTGCGCAAACGGCTGCTGCGCAACGTTCGCCAGGCCTTTACCGATTTCGGCATGCTGAATGGCCAGAAGCGCTGGCTGGTCGGCCTTTCCGGCGGCAAGGACAGCTATGGGCTGCTGGCGCTGCTGCTCGATCTGAAATGGCGTGGCCTTTTGCCGGTCGAACTTGTTGCCTGCAATCTGGATCAGGGCCAGCCGAATTTTCCCAAGCACGTGTTGCCGGAGTATCTGGCGAAGATCGGCGTGCCCCATCGCATCGAATATCGCGACACCTATTCCGTGGTGAAGGAAAAGGTGCCGTCCGGCGGCACTTACTGTTCGCTCTGTTCGCGGCTCCGGCGCGGTAATCTCTACCGTATTGCGCGGGAGGAGGGTTGCGACGCACTGCTGCTCGGCCATCACCGCGAGGATATTCTCGAGACCTTTTTCATGAACTTCTTCCATGGCGGCCGGCTGGCCGGAATGCCGGCGAAGCTTTTGAATGATGAGGGTGACCTGATGGTCATGCGTCCGCTTGCCTATTGCGCTGAGGAAGATATGGCGAAATTCGCGGCGGCGATGGAATTCCCGATCATTCCCTGCGATCTCTGTGGCTCGCAGGACGGGCTTCAGCGCAATGCGATGAAGGAGATGCTGGCCGACATAGAAAGGCGTATGCCTGGCCGCAAGGATGTGATGCTGAGGGCGCTTGCCCATGTCAATCCGTCGCATCTGCTCGATCCGAAGCTTTTTGATTTTTCCGCGCTCGCTGTCACCGGCGCGTCACCTGAAGAGCGTACGGAGGCCCGCCCTCCCTTATGA
- a CDS encoding ATP-binding protein — MQVGIDMGTLSGGQQAKLDIEELLATRLLVQGNSGSGKSHLLRRLLEQSAQWVQQVIIDPEGDFVTLSDKFGHVVVDGERTEAELAGIANRIRQHRVSCVLTLEGLDIEQQMRAAAAFLNGMFDADREFWYPVLVVVDEAQMFAPSVGGEVTEDARKASLGAMTNLMCRGRKRGLAGVIATQRLAKLAKNVAAEASNFLMGRTFLDIDMARAADLLGMDRRQAEMFRDLQRGNFVALGPALSRRPLPIVIGAVETSARSSSPKLMPLPDAPQDVEDLIFTPDPEEFTRAAVRRTPPAPRPTTDILAELSRSTPAAVGPSPEQSPRAGQPELTPEEREEKIGAVLVEILDDPQSAYRTDAVLYQDFLVRARMRRIPGTPMTLAEFRRQVAIARSGVDAAMAASEGWEKALELSMSVSDDLQGVFLLLVKAALGEEPCPSDARIARAYGTHSARRARRLLGYFEEKELVVVHADFSGKRIVAFPDLDAKTAPGDADAAEDDARLAAE, encoded by the coding sequence TTGCAGGTCGGCATCGACATGGGAACTCTATCGGGCGGGCAGCAGGCCAAGCTCGATATCGAGGAATTGCTTGCGACACGTTTGCTGGTGCAGGGCAATTCCGGTTCCGGCAAGTCGCATCTTTTGCGCCGGCTGCTGGAGCAATCGGCGCAATGGGTGCAGCAGGTCATCATCGATCCCGAGGGTGATTTCGTCACGCTTTCCGACAAGTTCGGCCATGTGGTGGTGGATGGTGAGCGTACCGAGGCGGAGCTTGCCGGTATTGCCAACCGCATTCGCCAGCACCGCGTTTCCTGCGTGCTGACGCTGGAAGGCCTCGATATCGAGCAGCAGATGCGGGCCGCCGCCGCCTTCCTCAACGGCATGTTCGATGCGGATCGTGAATTCTGGTATCCGGTACTTGTCGTGGTGGATGAGGCGCAGATGTTTGCGCCCTCCGTCGGCGGCGAGGTGACCGAGGATGCCCGCAAGGCGTCGCTCGGCGCCATGACCAATCTGATGTGCCGTGGGCGTAAACGCGGGCTTGCCGGCGTCATCGCGACGCAGCGTCTGGCGAAGCTCGCCAAGAACGTCGCGGCGGAAGCCTCGAACTTCCTGATGGGCCGCACCTTCCTCGATATCGACATGGCGCGCGCGGCTGACCTTCTTGGCATGGACCGGCGACAGGCGGAAATGTTCCGCGATCTGCAGCGCGGCAATTTCGTGGCGCTCGGCCCGGCGCTGTCGCGCCGCCCGTTGCCGATTGTCATCGGGGCGGTGGAAACCTCGGCGCGCTCCTCGTCACCGAAGCTGATGCCGCTGCCGGATGCGCCCCAGGATGTAGAAGACCTGATCTTCACGCCAGATCCGGAAGAATTCACGCGCGCCGCCGTGCGCCGCACGCCGCCCGCGCCGCGCCCGACCACCGATATTCTCGCCGAACTCTCCCGTTCCACGCCCGCCGCCGTCGGTCCTTCACCGGAGCAATCGCCGCGTGCAGGCCAGCCGGAACTGACGCCGGAGGAGCGTGAGGAAAAGATCGGTGCGGTTCTCGTTGAAATTCTCGACGATCCGCAATCGGCCTATCGCACGGATGCCGTGCTTTATCAGGATTTTCTGGTGCGCGCCCGTATGCGCCGCATTCCCGGCACGCCGATGACACTGGCGGAATTCCGCCGACAGGTGGCGATTGCCCGCTCCGGTGTGGATGCGGCGATGGCGGCGAGCGAAGGCTGGGAAAAGGCGCTGGAACTGTCCATGTCGGTTTCCGATGACCTGCAGGGGGTTTTCCTGCTGCTCGTCAAGGCGGCGCTGGGTGAAGAGCCTTGCCCGTCGGATGCCCGCATTGCCCGGGCCTATGGCACCCATTCCGCCCGCCGCGCGCGGCGGCTGCTCGGTTACTTCGAAGAGAAGGAGCTTGTGGTGGTGCATGCCGACTTCTCCGGCAAGCGCATCGTGGCTTTCCCCGATCTCGATGCAAAAACCGCACCCGGCGATGCGGATGCGGCTGAGGATGATGCGAGATTGGCGGCGGAGTGA
- a CDS encoding EamA family transporter — protein sequence MALPHILLALITVFLWGFNFVVIKVGVADMPPLFLTGVRYLFAAVPLVFFLPKPNVPWRHMIVYGMAMGFVQFGLLYPAIKLGLPAGLASLVMQSQAFFTLALAVVFLGERPLPSQIVGAIIAFGGLAVIGVERMTAAALIPLLMGVGSAIAWACGNIVNRRIGQVNAVSFVAWTSLVPVLPLILLSLVVEGPDAIAEGLFNATPTMALVVIYMAYGATIVGAGIWSYLLLRYPAGTVAPFSLLVPIVGFVSAYLAFAEHITVFEVVGAALVIVGLMLNVFGRRLSFLRVSSGAA from the coding sequence ATGGCATTGCCGCATATACTTCTCGCCCTGATCACCGTGTTTTTGTGGGGCTTCAACTTCGTCGTCATCAAGGTTGGCGTCGCCGATATGCCGCCATTGTTTCTGACGGGGGTGCGTTATCTCTTTGCGGCCGTGCCCCTGGTGTTCTTCCTGCCGAAACCCAACGTGCCGTGGCGGCATATGATCGTTTACGGCATGGCGATGGGTTTCGTGCAGTTCGGCCTGCTTTACCCGGCCATCAAACTCGGCCTGCCGGCGGGGCTCGCTTCGCTCGTCATGCAGTCGCAGGCCTTTTTCACGCTGGCGCTCGCCGTGGTGTTTCTTGGCGAGCGGCCGTTGCCCTCGCAGATCGTCGGCGCAATCATTGCTTTCGGCGGGCTGGCGGTCATTGGCGTGGAGCGGATGACGGCGGCAGCGCTGATACCGCTGCTGATGGGGGTCGGCTCGGCCATTGCCTGGGCCTGCGGCAACATCGTCAACCGCCGCATCGGCCAGGTGAATGCGGTTTCCTTTGTTGCATGGACGAGCCTTGTGCCGGTTCTGCCGTTGATCCTGCTTTCGCTGGTGGTGGAGGGACCTGATGCGATTGCGGAAGGGCTGTTCAACGCGACGCCGACGATGGCTTTGGTGGTGATCTACATGGCCTATGGCGCGACCATCGTTGGCGCGGGCATCTGGAGTTACCTGCTTCTGCGTTATCCGGCCGGAACGGTGGCACCGTTTTCATTGCTGGTGCCGATTGTCGGTTTTGTCAGCGCCTATCTCGCTTTTGCGGAGCATATTACCGTCTTCGAAGTGGTCGGTGCTGCATTGGTCATCGTCGGGCTGATGCTGAATGTGTTCGGCAGGCGGCTTTCATTTTTGCGGGTCTCATCCGGAGCCGCATAG
- the grxD gene encoding Grx4 family monothiol glutaredoxin encodes MSGIHDMIDSEVKSNDIVLFMKGTPQFPQCGFSGQVVQILDYLGVDYKGINVLADADIRQGIKDYSNWPTIPQLYVKGEFVGGCDIVREMFQSGELQNHFQEQGISVRGAA; translated from the coding sequence ATGAGCGGCATTCACGACATGATCGACAGCGAAGTGAAGAGCAACGATATCGTTCTTTTCATGAAGGGCACCCCGCAATTTCCGCAGTGCGGTTTTTCCGGCCAGGTGGTACAGATCCTCGATTATCTCGGCGTCGACTACAAGGGCATCAACGTGCTTGCCGATGCAGATATCCGCCAGGGCATCAAGGACTACTCCAACTGGCCGACCATCCCGCAGCTCTACGTCAAGGGCGAATTCGTCGGCGGCTGTGACATCGTAAGAGAGATGTTCCAGTCCGGCGAACTTCAAAACCACTTCCAAGAACAGGGTATCAGCGTCCGCGGCGCGGCCTGA
- a CDS encoding glutaminase, translated as MQDIQAIVDSIYDSMAPRLGEGKVADYIPELAKVDPNQFGIAITTVDGTTYTAGNALTPFSIQSISKVFMLTLALGKAGETVWNRVGREPSGSSFNSIVQLEHEHGIPRNPFVNAGAIVVTDIVLSGHQPREAIGELLRFVRYLADDDTISIDDTVAKSEQATGFRNFALANFMRSFGNLHHPVEYTLGVYFHQCALSMTCAQLSRAGLFLANRGRNPLTGHTVVSDRRARRINALMLTCGHYDGSGDFAYHVGLPGKSGVGGGIMAVAPGNASIAVWSPGLNKVGNSALGSHALEMLATKTGWSVFGA; from the coding sequence ATGCAGGACATTCAGGCGATCGTCGATTCCATTTACGACAGCATGGCGCCGAGGCTCGGCGAGGGGAAGGTTGCGGATTACATTCCCGAACTTGCCAAGGTCGATCCCAACCAGTTCGGCATTGCCATCACCACCGTCGATGGAACCACCTATACGGCCGGCAATGCGCTCACGCCGTTTTCGATCCAGAGCATCTCCAAGGTCTTCATGCTGACGCTGGCGCTCGGCAAGGCGGGGGAAACGGTGTGGAACCGGGTGGGACGCGAGCCATCAGGCTCTTCCTTCAACTCCATCGTCCAGCTGGAGCATGAGCACGGTATTCCGCGCAATCCCTTCGTCAATGCAGGCGCCATCGTGGTCACCGATATCGTTCTTTCCGGCCACCAGCCGCGCGAGGCGATTGGCGAGCTTTTGCGCTTCGTTCGTTATCTAGCGGACGATGACACGATCAGCATTGATGACACGGTTGCGAAATCCGAGCAGGCGACGGGGTTCCGCAATTTCGCGCTTGCCAATTTCATGCGCTCCTTCGGCAATCTGCACCATCCCGTGGAATATACGCTCGGCGTTTATTTCCATCAGTGCGCGCTTTCCATGACCTGCGCTCAGCTTTCCCGCGCCGGCCTCTTCCTCGCCAATCGCGGCCGTAACCCGCTGACGGGGCATACGGTCGTGTCGGACCGTCGGGCGCGACGCATCAATGCGCTGATGCTGACCTGCGGCCATTATGACGGATCGGGCGATTTCGCCTATCATGTCGGTCTGCCGGGCAAGAGCGGCGTCGGCGGCGGCATCATGGCGGTGGCGCCGGGTAATGCGTCCATCGCCGTCTGGTCACCGGGCCTCAACAAGGTCGGCAATTCGGCGCTTGGGTCACATGCGCTGGAAATGCTGGCGACGAAAACCGGCTGGTCGGTATTCGGGGCTTGA